The DNA window aaggtcacacagctagtaactgttaagtgtctgaggccagatttgaactcaggtactcctgactccagggttggtgctttatccactgcgccacctagctgccccctatggcaGCCCTATGAGAACCAGTAGGTGGTAGGTGGGTAAGGAGACCTAGACCCTGGAGTAgaaaaaataatggggggggggagcagctaagtggcgcagtggaatagagtgctggccctggagtcaggaggacctgagttcaaatccagcctcagacacttgacacttactagctgtgtgaccctgggcaattcacttaacctcaattacctcacccaaagaaaaaaaaagagaaaatgatgtttgtttttttagtgaggcaataggggttaagtgacttgcccagggtcacacagctagtaagtgttaagtgtctgaggccggatttgaactcaggtcctcctgactccagggccggtgctctatccactgtgccttctagctgcccctaaagagaaaataatgaaggggatGGCGACTGTTCCCCTCCTTCCATGGCAAAGCAGCTTCCTCTCTGACTTCCCCCAAAGGAATAGCTTTAAGTAGCAGGGGGAAACAGGTAGGAGGGCCTGGGAATGGGAACCAGAAGGGTGATAGTCTAACCGCTCTTCCAGTTCTACTGGATCCTTTCCTTGCACTCTACTCCCTCCCCTCCAGGATGATCGAGGGAGCTCAGCAGACATAACCTTCGTCCCTAGGATTCCTCTCTACtgtctctgcccttcccctccccccatactcACTGCCAGGCCCTCCTACTTTTGTGTCCCTAAACACTTACCTTAGGCCAGGGGTGTGCTCATAACTGTTTATCAAGctcaagagaagaggaggggggaggggatgtaCGTGCAGCACCCTTTAAAGTTTAAACATCAttgttagcattttctccatcactttcttaagtaagtctagacaatcatcaAAACAGAAAACCCAAGTCCAGATTTGTTGTTTGCCAATTTTTGAGGTGTGTCCACACCGAAAATTGAACAGTGAGAGATACAGCACGCCTCTGCCTTATTCCCATGGTGGGATCCATGTAtgctcttcccctcacccccacccaaaGGAGCCCATGTGGCTGTGGGTGTTCTCTTCAGGACTACAGGGGGAAACCTGTGTTCAGGCTTACTGGCCAACGTAGAGAGCATTTCTGGTTCCCGTGGAAATGGTGCCatccttttctctattccctcAGTTATAGAGGAGGCCAACTGGCTGACCCTGGACAAGGATGTGCCCCTGCCAGCACAGGGGGGCTTTGATGCTGTTATTTGCCTAGGTAACAGTTTTGCCCACTTGCCAGACTGCAAAGGTGAGAAATGGGGTTATAGCTTTCCTTCCTAAGGCTACTTGCTCAACAGAGCCCTAGTCCCCCTCCCAATTACTGATTGTTCCCTTGACCgctaagctctctctctctctcacacacacacacacacacacacacacacacacacacacacacacacacgcgcgcacacattccccccccccagggcacaGACTTCTTTCTGCCAAGCCATAATTCCTATTCCTTGTCTTTCAATGGGCTAGTAGGGGTGGgtcaaggaagagaggaaggagctaTGGCACTGAGAATCTTTCACCCCTTGTTTTGAGCTCAGGGGACCAGAGTGAGCATAAATTGGCGCTGAAGAACATTGTAGGCATGGTACGGCCTGGAGGCTTACTGGTTATTGACCACCGAAACTATGACCACATCCTCAGCACCGGTTGTGCCCCACCTGGCAAGAACATCTACTATAAGGTGTGGATGGGGTGTTGTGGGGATGTCAAGGATGCCAGATAGGAGCCTTACACTAGTACCCTTTGAATTCTGTGAAGGGAAACAGGCAGCAGTAGTcataaaaatagaagcaaaagcaTAAAAATGACCAACTGGGGGAGGTggcagttaataagcatttactgagtgtgccaggcattgtggctgagcactgaggatacaaagaaagcaaaagccagtcctgctctcaaggagctcacattccaatggaaGAGACAACCTGTGAATAATTACATACATACAAGACACATAAAGAGGACATGGAAGCTAATAcgagaggaaggcactagcacctGGGGGTATGGGAATGGCCTCTGgcaagtgggatttgagctgggtttgttttttcggggcaatgagggttaaatgacttgcccagagtcacacagctagtaagtgttgagctgagttttaaaggaagccagggaaattagGAGGCTGAGGTGAGGAGGCAAAGCATTCCGGGCCCGGGAGATAGCCATTGTAGAGGTACAGAGAGGGTTGATAAGTGTTTTATTGCGGATCTCTGAGTTAACAGGCTGGGCTGTAGAGTTTGCTGAGAGGGATAAGGTTATAGGAAGGATGGAAAACTAGGAAGGAGCTGGGATAAGTAtgccaaatagagaattttatatttgattttgacGGGGAGAcaatcaaggttaaatgacttgcctagggtcacacacctagtaaatgtcatgctggatttgaattcagatcctcctgactccagggctggtgctctatctacttcaccacctagcggCTGCAGAACTTCATATTTGATACTAGAGATAACAGGGAACCACCAGTGTTCACAAAGCAGGGTGGGGTAACACAGTCAGaactatgcttttaaaaaaatcactttggcagctaagtggagagGATGGGTTAGCGTGGGGAGGGATGAGGCAGGGAGATGAACCAGGATATGGCAATAGTCCAGTCACAGGTGATGTGGTCCTGGGCTAGTCAGGGCTTTGTGAAAAAGGGATGTATACAAGAGAAGcagtgaaggtagaaatgatgacAGATAAAGAGCTGAGGATGATGTCAAGGCTGTGAGCTTGGAGGACTTGGGGGATGTGTCCTTAAGACTGataagggacaaaaaaaaaaaagactaataaggGAGTCTAGAAAAGGGGATTAGGGAACAAGTTTCGCTTTAGACATGCTGAGATGCCTGTGGCACATATGTTTCAAGATGTCCAAAGATAGTTGAAGAACATGCCAACTAAAAACAGATATACAAATGCGGGGACCACAGAGTGACagatttcaagctagaagggaTGTGAGAGGCCATCGCACGcaaccccttcgttttacagCTGAGTGAACTGTGGCACACAACCAGTATTTGAATTATCTGCAGAGAAAACAGTTAAGACCATGGAGCAGAAAGAGGATCCTGGACAGTGTGGGGGGCCACCTGAGAGGTGCAAGTGTTAAGGGCATCTATCGAGATTCAGCAAAAGAGGATCCCTTTGAGGGAGGCAATAGTCCTaggaaatggagagaggaaatACATAGGAAGGAGGTAATTTATACAAACTTCTATAAAGGAACCTATAACCAAGGTTACAGCTTTCAGAGGGGAGGAGGCCTATTGGGGGAGGCAATGGTAGCTTCCTTTTCTACCATCCACAGAGTGACCTGACTAAGGATATCACTACATCAGTACTGACTGTGAACAACAAGGCTCACATGGTAACCCTGGATTATACTGTCCAAGTACCTGGTGCTGGAAAGGATGGCAGCCTTGGCTTGAGGTACTGAGACTTCtttcagaggagggagaagggtgaAGTTGGAAGCCTGCCgagcccccctccccaatcctagAGACATTCCTCTGGTTTATCTTGTCCCAGGGTTCCTAGGCCATCTGCAGCAGGCCTAACCTGAAGGCCTACTGAGGAATCCCCATCCATGTCCTTCTCCCTCGTGGTCCCCAGTCTATTCTCTCTCTAGCTTCTCATGGCTGTCTCCACCTTTGATCCTGTTGCAGTAAGTTCCGTCTCTCGTACTACCCTCATCGCCTGGCGCCCTTCACAGAGCTTCTCCGGGAAGCCTTTCAAGGGAGGTGCCAGCACAGCGTCCTTGGAGACTTCAAACCTTACAAACCTGGCCAATCCTCTGCACCCTGCTACTTTATCCACGTACTCAAGAAGACTGGCTGAAGCATCACCAAAGAACTTCACAAACCCAGCATAGCCATCCTAACAAACAGGATTAACCTACAGAGGAAAGTCTGGAAGGGGAGGTTGGTGGAATCCTGGGAGAAGTTGTACACTGGACCTCACCTTTGGTTTGGGGCCAAATAATACAGAATCGTGCCTcttctgtgtctgtgtttgtgtgctaagcacttgccCTCCCCTTAGGCCACTAAGACATCCTTCCACTGTCCCCTCAACAGCCCCCTCCAGATGTAGTGAGCTCTAGACCCTCAGAGCCTGCATCCTATGCCGCTCCCtggacagagaagagagactggAAAAATCAGTGTGGGGGCTGAATCTTGGCATGGGACTTTGGACAAGGTGCTTGACTTTCTGAGTACTtggtctcctcatttgtaaagtgaggaggcTGGACAAGatttctcaggtctcttccaggcAGGTAGTAATTTGATGACTCCTATTGTCACTTCTGATTCTTGCCTGGATAACACCCATTGGTCCCAATTTCCCCTGGTCCTTGGGTCCCCGAGCTCCTGTCTCACCCCTACAAAACCAGAAGGGGGCAGCACACACTTTTATTCTGGGCTGGAATAGGAAAGAACAGATAGTGATGGTGAATACCATTTCTAGCCTCAGCGTTAAGTTCCCAGGACTCCTTccaccttcctttctctctgcctaTCCTGGTCTTAGCCAAGCCCAActcttttaaatgttttactgatatttgaaaaaaaaaatcaccatcacTTCCTAATGACTTTTTCTCCAACAAACTGCATAGCAACAAAATACATTGGCCATATGTGAAAAGATAAGTCTCATCTTACACCTAGTTTCTGGCCAGGAACTGGGGAAGGCGTGCTTCGCCCAGACCTCAGAAGTGATGGTCACTCAACAGTAATGCATGGGGGCAGGATCTGTTGAAACTCCCAAACTGGGCTAACATTGTAAAGGATGAACTTTGGACAGTAGGATTTTCTGCCAGGTCCTACCACCCTTCACCTACCCAGGTCCCTACAGCCCTGACTCCTGTTTTGACCTCTGACAGTGTCCTCCCTCCACAACAAGGAGGCAGAACTGGGCAGGGAAGCCTTTCCAGGTGAGGTGGCCTGAATTAGACTGATAGGCGCTGCCCACTCCAGCTGGATCACTGATGTTGTTCCAGGGCTGCTGGAGAGGGTAGGGCTGGGGTATAGCCCAAAGTGATCCTAGCAGGCTGCAAATTTGCACTGAATGCGCTTGTAACGGAGCAGCTCCTGCTCCGAAACAGATGGCTGTAGCCGGGCAGCAGCCTGGACCAAATCTTCCATGGTAAGAAGCAGTGCTGAATTAGCTGGCTCCAGtcctgggggtgggagaagagagagagagagagagagagagagagagagagagagagagagagagagagagagagaagggaagttaAGGAGGGAAGTCCAAAGGACTAGAATTTCATTTGTCTTTGGAGTTCTAGGCCAACATTAGGAACTCCAGATCCAGAGAAACATGGAGAGAGCTTCCCAGCCTAAAGCCTAATCAACAGGACCTAAGACAGGGGAAGGCAGGTTCTGAAAGTCTTCTGTCTGGAGTGTGGAATGGGGAAGGGTTGTGTCCTAGTTAAACAGGACCTTCAAAAGGTCATCTTCTCATCCTCCAGCCTCTGGGCACAATGGGTGCCCTAGAACAGCAGACATTGGCGCTTTAAAAACCTCAGGGCAGATGATTCCAAGATCTTTCCTTTGGTCCACATCTAGTGactcccctcctcttttctaaCTATGCCATTTCAGCCTGCTGAGGCTTATGGGTGGGGACTCTGAGACTGTAATTTATCCCAtatcccagggcttcttaaacttttcccactcatgacccctttttgcctgagataTTTTTACTTatccccaggtatataaaataagtatacttttactgttgccaaacttttcacaacccccaaattcagttacacaaccccttATGGGGTTACAACCCCCAGTTTAAGCAGCGTTAATTTATCCTGCCTGGTGGGCATCTCCCTCAATGCCACTGAACCTAGGGTAGGGGGGATCCTATCCTCACCATCTTCAATGTCCTGGACCCTTCGCTTGAGTGCTGCAGTCATTGCATCGGTACAGAGGGAGTACAAGTCGGCACCGGTCAGCTGGGCTGGGCATCGATCTAGGACGCTCACCAGGTTCACAGAGGACTCAAGCTTAAACCTGGAATGGGGGAGTGGGGGATGGGAGTGGTAGTGAGAGGATGGTCACAGTGTTGGAAAGCATTCTTTTTCTGGAATTAACCCATGTCTCTCTGAGGGACCTCTGTGACCAGCATTAAGTGGTAAAGCAGGAATCCAAACCTGGAGCACTTTCCATTATCCCAATACTACAATGGCTCACCCAGGCACCAACCCTAACCAGCCCACAGCCTCTAGGTTATACCTTCGTGTGATGGCACTTAGAATCCGAAGCTGGGAAGCCCGATCTTCGCTCGGCCCCACAAACACCAGTTTGTCAAACCTTCAGAGAGAGCAATGGTCAAGGTCAGAGAGAGCAAGGTATTCAGCCCAAGCAAACAGGCGGGATGTCAGTGGGCTGGAGGGGTTGCCCACTGGGCAGCTGATACCAATTCTAGGtaagcctggccctcagaggaAGCACAGAACAAGATGATGATGGGAAATGGGTTAGTAAGAGTAGAACAGGATTGTCACAGAGACAGGGTTAAGGGGTAGGGACAGACCTGCCCGGCCGCAGCAGTGCAGCATCTAGGAGATCAGGCCTGTTGGTAGCCCCAATTACAAATACTTCTTGGCTGCTGTGAAGTCCATCAAGCTCAGCCAGGAGCTGGGAGACCACCCTGTATGGGTTAAAGGCAGAGACTGAGATGGGTAAGAGGCAGGGGCAGAGAGCAACCCAGTCCAGAATCCTTCCCCACTTTTCAGATTTGATTCCTTTTCCGTAACTTCAGGTCTTGTCCAAGGAGTCTCTTATTCTCATCCCATGCTCCTCATCTCCAGCCCCTTTCCTTGATCTTCCATGGGACTTGCAGTCCAATTTTTAGAAGAACCCAGGGGAAAACTTTTGCTCTTAGACTCTGACCACTAGAACTTGATGATGTGATAACCCTAGTCCTTCTGAGGCTGTTGGAGAAGTATTCTGCTTCCCCATCCTCAATGCCACCTAAGAAATCAGTCACATTCTCTGGTTCAGGGACCATCACCTGTCCATcactccaccagagtccccactTCGCCCCCGACTTGGAGCCAAGGAATCCAACTCATCAAAAAAAATGATGCATGGGGCAGCAGCTCTAGCCCTGGAGAACactagagagaaggaaatggggatgagagggagggaaggcaacGCGTCAGAAAACTGGGAGAACTAAGACGCAGGGTGGAAGCTCAGTGGGGATGGGCCAGGAGCCTAACTATTCACTACACCTACCCCTGAGAACCTCATTGGCTGGATAGGACCACTGAATGAAAGACTTTTAATTTTCAAGAACCCTCCAGAGATCtcgttcaaccccctcatttcacagactAACAACCTGAAGATCAGAGAggccataacttgttcaaggttGCACAGCAAGTCAGTGGCAGAGATAGGTCTTGCATCCAGTGCTTCATCACACTGCCCTTTAACTGATCCTCGAAGAAAGGGACTAGAAAGGAGCAGCCTTGGCAGGAGGAGGGACAGGACAGGGTGGGAGGTTCTGAGTCTCACTCACCTTCCCTCACGTTCTCCTCACTTTGGCCCACATACATATTGATGAGCTCAGGACCTTTCACACTGGGAAGAAGGATGAACATGAGCAGCTGACTTCCCCAATAGGGGAATGGTCCCAGTCCATTTGTGCCCCCAGCCTTGAgtccccccttctctttctgccCACCCTTGTCCCTACCTGAGGAAGGTGAGGCTACATTCAGTAGCCACAGCCTTTGCCAGAAGAGTTTTTCCAGTGCCTGGAGGCCCATACAGCAAAAGGCCGGAGCGCCTCAGTCCCAGGTCCAGCAGCTCCGGGTGCTCCAGAGGGAGCTGAATGGTTTCCAAGATCTCCCTCTTCACATCCTGCAACCCTCCCACATCCTGCCAGGACACGGCTGGGATCTGGAGGATAGACGGCAGGAGGCATTCTGATTGTATGTGAAGGACAGACCCAATTTCTTCTTCAAATAAAGTCTGGAGCCCCTACCTTGGGGGCCCCAATGGCCTGAGAGTGCGCCATCTGCAGCTGTTCTAGTGCCACCCCAAAGTCCTCGGCCAGAATGGGAAAGCCAGCAGTACACAGTTCCCCCTCGTCTTCCTCACTCAAGCTGCCGGCAGCCATCGCACTGAACAAGGAGATGGTGAAGGGAGAAGTGTGACTGCACTACTAGGGCTTTTGGCCTTTCTCCTCGGTGTCTCCTTAACCTTCCTAGTTCttgtctcctccccctccccatattcCATTTGCTCCTCACCCTGTCTGGATCCTGGCGCAGGCCGCTCGGCTGCTGTAGGCCAACAGGGCACAGAGGTCACCCAACACAAAGCCCTGAGGAAGGTATGAGTGAGAACAAGGACACTGGATCCCATTAGAGGCAGGTGGAATGTCTTGcttcccaccccccagccccccacTCCCCACTTCCCCTTTTGGATGCTCTGTGAAGGAAAAGAATAAGTAAATTTTCCTTGGCTCCAGTCTTCAGAACTAGGAGTCATGGGGAGTAGCAGATCTAAAACTTCTTAACAAGACCTGCTTTAATGTGGAATAGACCTTTCCAGAATGCTCCCCTCATCAAGAGGCTACACAATCACTCACTGAGGACATTACACACCTAGCCGAGCTCTGAGCTCCTTTACAATTCGGAGGCTCTGTGCCCTGATGTCCATCCATGCCCTGAGAGTTTTCCCACTTCAGTTCAGAAGCAAGTACTACCTCACACATGGGGCTATGGGGACAAGTGCCCTTTGACCTCCAGCCCTCCTTCCCTGGCACTCACTGCACTTCTTCTTGCCAGCTGGGCGAGGTTCACTTCCTGGCCCAAAGGGAGGCGGGTGGTGAGTGCCTGCAGGATGCTGAGCCGATGCTCCTCAGACAGCATGGGAACCTCCAGCTCATGAGGAAATGCTATCTGCACATCAGAGGGCACGTTCTGGGGGCAGCTTGTTGTAGCTATCACCAGCAGAGGTAGCGAACTGTGGAGTGGGAAGAGCAGGTGCTAGGGTCTGAGCTCAAGACAGGACTGAGTCCTCCAAACACACTGGGGCTGGTATCAAGGAGGAGTGGGGAGGAACCAGGAAAGGGAATGTGAAGACTCCCAGGTTGGACTATGCTGAGAACATTTTATGAGGCTGCTGGTTCCGCTCACCCCAAACGGGTGACTATCTCCCCCTAACAGTCAGCACATGACTATACACATTGCACATAATGTTGACTAACAGGACCTTAGCCAAACAGTAGTGAGCAGACGGGGGAAGGGGTAGGGTGAGAATCTTAGCTTAGTCCCCAGAGCACAGTCCCAGGTACCCACGGTGGGTCTGAGGGGATACCTGATGAGGGGATCCTTATTCAGAAGAAGGTGTCGAAGCACGGCTACCACATGGGCGTCCTCACCCAGCCCATCTCGTTCCCAGCCCAGGAGTTCCACACTTCTCAACAGCAGAACAGACGGGCGGCAAAGCTGAGCCCGGGAGAAAGTGGCCCGAAGCTTGCTCTCCACCGCTGCACTGGAGTCCGCACACAGTCTCGAGCAGTCTGCCTGTAGAAAAACAGGGCTGTTAGCAAGGGATTTTCCCACAGTGAAGAGTGGGACGGCCTTAGGGACTATTTCAGGCATTTGTTGCATTTTTCCAATgcaagcaagaaaaaaaggaCTAGTATTCATcatgctccgccccccccccaccctccacgAAATTGATGATGTTACACAGGCTGATCACCAAGTCCTTGAACCCCACTTTCACCTGGAAGGTCTACCCCGTGACCAAAATCTATGGGAATTTGCCTGGTCTATGAGGCAAAGATCCCCCCACAGCAATGAGACAAGAGAGGCTACTCTTTGCACCGTCTTTACCCGAAGGACTGTGGGCATGCCCCTCACCTTGAATAAGTGGAGCCCAAGGCGGCCGCAGGCAGCAGTGACAGCTGTGGTCTTCCCACTGCCGGGGGGACCCCGCAGGAGGACACTGCTGGTCCCTGTCAACAAAGAGCCCCTGCAACCAGAAAAAGCTAAATTTGGAAATTTGGACCCCTGTCTGTCCtatgcttctcaaacttttttctttGAACACGTACAAAGTAAAGTCTCCCTCAAAAGAGTAACAGAAATAGTCCATATGCCTCGGagtaagttttctcatttgcctCTTCTCAGGAGGAGAGCCAAGGGGCTTGTCCTCCTGGGTATATGCTGGGTCAACTACAGGTAGGTTTGGTGAACCCTCAGCTTCCCACTCTGGTCACATGAGATTTTCTGGCCATTGTACATCACATCCTTCTTGTTGtcgttcaattgtttttcagtcatgtcctactcttcatgaccccattttggggttttcttggcaaaagatactagagtgctttgctatttccttctccagcacattttacagatgaggaaactgaggcaaacagggtgaagtgacttgcccagagtcacacatctagtaaatgtctgagggtacatttggactcaggtcttcctgactctggacccagcattttattcactgcagcgccacctagctgtccttctaCATCCCTGACTCCTCCTACAACTTTACCTCAAAGCCATCCTTCACCTAAGGTCCAGAGTCTCTCTTACCCAGGATGGAGTCGTGGCCTCAGGATGTCACAGAGTTGCGTCACTAGAGTCTCCAGCCCTGGAGGGGACAGGCTGCTCCACAGACCTTGTCCCTCTGAAGGGAGCCATGGAACAAAACTCAGAGTAGACCCTACCTGTATGATAATGAGAAAGGGGCCTCAGGTATAGCATACTCTGTCTCAGCCTGCCCACTCTACCTCTCTTCCCCAAAGGCCTTACCATGTACAAGGAGGTATGGGTTGTATCAGCCAGATATGCAGTGGTTGGTTCCTCTGGGGCCTCCCCAACAGTTGTCTTCACTTTGAAGAACAGAAAAGGCCACCTGCACAATGAAGGCCAAGCAAACCCttatacatgtttatacatgATCACTGTATTCTCAAAAGGGAAAAACGAATGATACTAAGCCCATTTCTTAGATAGGACAAACTAAATCTAGATTAGCTGTGACTATCCAATAGAcaagaacccagattttctgacctTCAATTCAGAGATTAAATGAGTCTGACCACACAGCATAGGGATATTCCCATAGTTCTTAGGTTATGATGTCCAATTCCTGTTAGTAATGGGAGGCAAAAATGGTTCCAGAAGACTATGAGGAAAGGGAGCAGAGAAGTTAGCACTATATGTGAAGTGGAGGTCATGGTTTCTGTGATTTCTGTAACACTTTATATTCAACAATGTTAAAGTAAAAGACTAGAACATAAGAAAAACTCtatattctttttataatttttactcCTAAGTTGAATATCTGATGTAGCATTTTTgtgctttgtcttttttttgggggggggcagggcaatgagggttaagtgacttgcccagggtcacacagcaagataagtgtcaagtgtctgaggctggatttgaactcaggtcctcctgaattcagggccagtactctatccactgcgccacctagctgccctgatgcagggcattttatttatttatttttttaaagtgaggcaattggggttaagtgacttgcccagggtcacacagctagtaagtattaagtgtctgaggccggatttgaactcaggtcctcctgactccagggccggtgctctatccactgtgccacctagctgccccgtctgaTGCAGCATTTTTAACTTGGGATCATGGCTATTCTAAAACATCTTGAATCTTGAcatttaatggggaaaaatggaaatcacAGGGGTCATAAGACTAACTTAGAGGATACCCTTGATGACCTAACCAGGTGAAAAGGCAAACCCACTAGAATACAGCTGGATACAGCTGGAATAGAAGTGTTATGTTATAGAgcaagtgagtgagagagagagggagaagagctTGTGGGCAGCCTCAGTCCTCTCCACACTGGGAGGTCCAgagcttcctttatttttttttggggggggcggcagaaatgaaggttaagtgacttgtccagagtcacaaagctagtaaatgtcaagtgtctaaggctgaggctggatttgaacttgggtcctcctgaatccagagtcggtgctttatccactgcgctacctagctgcccccaagagcttcCTAAGACTATTATTcttaaagaaaagatatgaaatcATTCAGCTCTATTTAGACTAGGGTAAAGTAGGCCTTCATCTCACTCCCTCCCCATTAAAGTCTCCTAAGGGGGAAAGGATAAACTTCTCTTTCTCAAACTGAGCTCAGCAGCTTGAAAATGAGAGATGAACTGTTAGGTCTCTACAGCAATTTAATAGCGGAGGCCCAGAAACAGAGCTGACACAGGAAGCTTTAGGAATCTGTAGCATTCGTATGGAAAGCCCATTAATGGTTAGTTGTTCAATTTAAGATGTATGTTGCTTACTGGCTGTTCCCCAAACTTGGCATTCCAACTCTAGTCCTATATGTATTTTAAACATATCTaaaagaaaactca is part of the Dromiciops gliroides isolate mDroGli1 chromosome 4, mDroGli1.pri, whole genome shotgun sequence genome and encodes:
- the GNMT gene encoding glycine N-methyltransferase isoform X1, coding for MVDSVYRTRSLGVAAEGLPDQYADGEAAQVWQLYIGDTRSRTAEYKSWLLGLLQQHGCQHVLDVACGTGVDSIMLVEEGFRVTSVDASDKMLKYALKERWNRRHEEAFDKWVIEEANWLTLDKDVPLPAQGGFDAVICLGNSFAHLPDCKGDQSEHKLALKNIVGMVRPGGLLVIDHRNYDHILSTGCAPPGKNIYYKSDLTKDITTSVLTVNNKAHMVTLDYTVQVPGAGKDGSLGLSKFRLSYYPHRLAPFTELLREAFQGRCQHSVLGDFKPYKPGQSSAPCYFIHVLKKTG
- the GNMT gene encoding glycine N-methyltransferase isoform X2 — protein: MVDSVYRTRSLGVAAEGLPDQYADGEAAQVWQLYIGDTRSRTAEYKSWLLGLLQQHGCQHVLDVACGTGVDSIMLVEEGFRVTSVDASDKMLKYALKERWNRRHEEAFDKWVIEEANWLTLDKDVPLPAQGGFDAVICLGNSFAHLPDCKGDQSEHKLALKNIVGMVRPGGLLVIDHRNYDHILSTGCAPPGKNIYYKRKQLRPWSRKRILDSVGGHLRGASVKGIYRDSAKEDPFEGGNSPRKWREEIHRKEVIYTNFYKGTYNQGYSFQRGGGLLGEAMVASFSTIHRVT
- the PEX6 gene encoding peroxisome biogenesis factor 6; translated protein: MALAVLRALEPFPAEAPPLAVLLPPGGPWPAAGPAGLVLALRPAGAGPTGPALLVAALEGPGEGPGPEPEPEPEPGPPELLVSRTLLRLLALGSGARVRARPVRRPPALGWALLGAAPGSGSGTGPRAGPVLVRRGEALPALGPRVLETRPALQGLLGPGTRLAVTELRGRAAKGGPVPGDSRPPLPAPPVVSSFAAPSVPRRLRGILSGIGEALGVSRSCLRGLGLFQGEWVWVTPVREGTPAPRPHLAKMQVQDPRWNLPEKLGAGTPELGEPLADGMALVPANLAFNLNCEPLEIGELSIQRYSEGFRSPEDRGSCSVLSGPPFARELHIEIVSSPCYNTSGNYDQALYQHFETPRVVQEGDILCVPTAGQADVLERSPDKLFRWPFLFFKVKTTVGEAPEEPTTAYLADTTHTSLYMVGSTLSFVPWLPSEGQGLWSSLSPPGLETLVTQLCDILRPRLHPGGSLLTGTSSVLLRGPPGSGKTTAVTAACGRLGLHLFKADCSRLCADSSAAVESKLRATFSRAQLCRPSVLLLRSVELLGWERDGLGEDAHVVAVLRHLLLNKDPLISSLPLLVIATTSCPQNVPSDVQIAFPHELEVPMLSEEHRLSILQALTTRLPLGQEVNLAQLARRSAGFVLGDLCALLAYSSRAACARIQTGAMAAGSLSEEDEGELCTAGFPILAEDFGVALEQLQMAHSQAIGAPKIPAVSWQDVGGLQDVKREILETIQLPLEHPELLDLGLRRSGLLLYGPPGTGKTLLAKAVATECSLTFLSVKGPELINMYVGQSEENVREVFSRARAAAPCIIFFDELDSLAPSRGRSGDSGGVMDRVVSQLLAELDGLHSSQEVFVIGATNRPDLLDAALLRPGRFDKLVFVGPSEDRASQLRILSAITRRFKLESSVNLVSVLDRCPAQLTGADLYSLCTDAMTAALKRRVQDIEDGLEPANSALLLTMEDLVQAAARLQPSVSEQELLRYKRIQCKFAAC